DNA from Hypanus sabinus isolate sHypSab1 unplaced genomic scaffold, sHypSab1.hap1 scaffold_313, whole genome shotgun sequence:
gccttgtgctgtctcatacagtctagtatagtttttatgttgttttatgtattcAGTGTAGccgagtgctgtctcacacagtctagtgtagtttttatgttgttttacatagtcagtgtagccttgtgctgtctcacacagcctagtgtagtttttatgttgttttacgtagtcagtgtagccttgtgctgtctcacacagtctagtgtagtttttatgttgatttacgtagtcagtgtagccttgtgctgtctcacacagtctggtctagttttgtgtggtttcacgtagcaccagggtcctggaggaacgttgcttcatttttactgtgcactttTAATCACAATAAACTTGACAAGTTAACTTAAATCTCCTTAACTGGGCTCTAGCTTCCTCTATCCTCTTCCCTGCgcccacctccctcacctccaggaAAGCATGCTGCATCTCCTTCATGCCGATCATATCTGCCGTCTCCTCCAGCAGCTTCGGCCCCATCAGTTCCACAAAGTCCTCAAAATCCACACGTCCTCCGgctgagggggggagagagagagaggtggggggtgcgagggagggagggatggacGGAGGGAGTTAGAGTAAGAGAGAAAGTGCGGGTGGGGAATGAGAGGCCgaagagggagaagagatagaCGGTGTCGAGGCAGAGGAGGTTGAGGGAAAGATTTTGGGAGGAGGGTGGAGGACACtggggaggtggggagagatgggaggggtgggtGCGGAGGATACAGAAATGGGGGACAAGACACAGAgaagggtagggagaggggagagggataaAGGGTAGGAGGGAGAGGCATTTTATTGTGAGCGGGGGAGGACAGTTCGGTTAGAGAAAggaggggaaagggggatgggagagaaagaaaggataaaggggaggggagaagaagCAGGGGGAGATCGGACGATGGACAAATGAGTGGGAAAGAGACCGATAAAGGGTAAGTAAGAGTGGGTGAGAGTGACAGATGCAGAGGGCGAGAAAATGATGGTAAGGGAGGTGTAGGAACAGGAGCGCAGAGGAAGACGAGAGAGAAGGGGTAAAAGAAAGCAGGTTAAtcaggggcagagagggaagttCGGGGCCGGAGAAGAGGTAAGCAGGAAGAAGGGGCATGAGGAACAACGCAGGCACAGGAGTGATATGGTGAGAGAGGATAGGGGAGGCGGGGGTGAAAGAGATGGAGCAGAGGGAGTCACAGAGGATGGGTAATTTGACAGGAGagcagaaagggaaagaggaagagagCAGAGTTCAAAGAGAGGAAGGGGgtgaaagaggagagagagagagagcaagagcagACAGAGgggtacagagacagagggtaAAACCGTGGGAGAGCGAGGGTTGAGTAGGGAATGGAGAAAGGAAAAGACGGTGAGACAGAGAAGGAAAAAACGGTGGGGGGGGGACACCGTGCGGGGGAtgcagagggagctccacaccgtgtctgacccgtgtcccgggagtgctcggtgtccacactggggataaagtggggggacacactgtgggggtgatgtagagggagctccacaccgtgtctgacccgtgtcccgggagcgctcggtgcccacactggggataaagtggggggaaacactgtgggggtgatgtagagggagctccacaccgtgtctgacccgtgtcccaggAGCGCtctgtgtccacactggggataaagtggggggacacactgtgggggtgatgtagagggagctccacaccgtgtctgacccgtgtcccgggagcgctcggtgcccacactggggataaagtggggggacacactgtgggggtgatgtagagggagctccacaccgtgtctgacccgtgtcccgggagcactcggtgtccacactggggataaagtggggggacacactgtgggggtgatgtagagggagctccacaccatgtctgacccgtgtcccaggAGCGCTCGGTGCATACACtgtggataaagtggggggacacactatgggggtgatgcagagggagctccacaccgtgtctgacccgtgtcccgggagcactCGGTGCCCaaactggggataaagtggggggacacactgtgggggtgatgtagagggagctccacaccgtgtctgacccgtgtcccgggagcactcggtgtccacactggggataaagtggggggacacactgtgggggtgatgtagagggagctccacaccgtgtctgacccgtgtcccgggagcgctcggtgtccacactggggataaagtggggggacacactgtgggggtgatgtagagggagctccacaccgtgtctgacccgtgtcccgggagcgctcggtgcccacactggggataaagtggggggacacactgtgggggtgatgtagagggagctccacaccgtgtctgacccgtgtcccgggagcgctcggtgcccacactggggataaagtggggggacacactgtggggatgatgtagagggaactccacaccgtgtctgacccgtgtcccgggagcactcggtgcccacactggggacaaagtggggggacacactgtgggggtgatgtagagggagctccacaccgtgtctgacccgtgtcccgggagcgctcggtgtccacactggggataaagtggggggacacactgtgggggtgatgtagagggagctccacaccgtgtctgacccgtgtcccgggagcgctcggtgtccacactggggataaagtggggggacacactgtgggggtgatgtagagtgagctccacaccgtgtctgacccgtgtcccgggagcgctcggtgcccacactggggataaagtgggggggggggacacactgtgggggtgatgtagagggagctccacaccgtgtctgacccgtgtcccgggagcgctcggtgcccacactggggataaagtgggggggggacacactgtgggggtgatgtagagggagctccacaccgtgtctgacccgtgtcccgggagcgctcggtgcccacactggggataaagtggggggggggacacactgtgggggtgatgtagagggagctccacacggtgtctgacccgtgtcccgggagcgctcggtgcccacactgggaataaagtggggggacacactgtgggggtgatgtagagggagctccacaccgtgtctgacccgtgtcccgggagcactcggtgcccacactggggacaaagtggggggacacactgtgggggtgatgtagagggagctccacaccgtgtctgacccgtgtcccgggagcgctcggtgtccacactggggataaagtggggggacacactgtgggggtgatgtagagggagctccacaccgtgtctgacccgtgtcccgggagtgctcggtgtccacactggggataaagtggggggacacactgtgggggtgatgtagatggagctccacaccgtgtctgacccgtgacccgggagcgctcggtgcccacactggggataaagtggggggacacactgtgggggtgatgtagagtgagctccacaccgtgtctgacccgtgtcccgggagcgctcggtgcccacactggggataaagtggggggggggacacactgtgggggtgatgtagagggagctccacaccgtgtctgacccgtgtcccgggagcgctcggtgcccacactggggataaagtggggggacacactgtgggggtgatgtagagggagctccacaccgtgtctgacccgtgtcccgggagcgctcggtgcccacactggggataaagtggggggacacactgtgggggtgatgtagagggagctccacaccgtgtctgacccgtgttccgggagcgctcggtgcccacactggggataaagtggggggacacactgtgggggtgatgtagagggagctccacaccatgtcaacccgtgtcccgggagcgctcggtgcccacactggggataaaatGGGGGACACAATGTGGGGGTGATGTAAAGGGAgatccacaccgtgtctgacccgtgtcccaggagcgctcggtgtccacactggggataaagtgggggtacacactgtgggggtgatgtagagggagctccacaccgtgtctgaaccgtgtcccgggagcgctcggtgtccacactggggataaagtggggggggacacactgtgggggtgatgtagagggagctccacaccgtgtctgacccgtgtcccgggagcgctcagtgtccacactggggataaagtggggggacacaatGTGATGGTAATGTAGAGGGAGAtccacacagtgtctgacccgtgtcctggcaGCGATCGGTGTCCACACTGCGGATAAAGTGgggtgacacactgtgggggtgatgtagagggagctccacaccgtgtctgacccgtgtcccgggagcgctcggtgtccacactggggataaagtggggggggacacactgtgggggtgatgtagagggagctccacaccgtgtctgacccgtgtcccgggagcgttcggtgtccacactggggataaagtggggggacacactgtgggggtgatgtagagggagctccacaccgtgtctgacccgtgtcccgggagcgctcagtgtccacactggggataaagtggggggacacaatGTGATGGTAATGTAGAGGGAGAcccacacagtgtctgacccgtgtcctggcaGCGATCGGTGTCCACACTGcggataaagtgggggacacactgtggggatgatgtagagggagctccacaccgtgtctgacccgtgtcccgggaccgctcggtgtccacactggggataaagtggggaacccactgtgggggtgatgtagagggagctccacaccgtgtctgacccgtgtcccgggaacgCTCGGTGTCCAAACTGGGGATAAAGTAGGGTGGACACACTATGGGGTTGATGTAGacggagctccacaccgtgtctgacccgtgtcccgggagcgctcggtgcccacactggggataaaatGGGGGACACAATGTGGGGGTGATGTAAAGGGAGATCCACACCGTGTCTGAACCGTGTCCCGgaagcgctcggtgtccacactggggataaagtggggggggacacactgtgggggtgatgtagagggagctccacaccatgtctgacccgtgtcccgggagtgctcggtgcccacactggggataaagtggggggacgcactgtgggggtgatgtagagggagctccacaccgtgtctgacccgtgtcccgggagcgctcggtgtccacactggggataaagtggggggacacactgtgggggtgatgtagagggagctccacaccgtgtctgacccgtgtcccgggagcgctcggtgtccacactggagataaagtggggggacacactgtggggttgatgtagagggagctccacaccgtgtctgacccgtgtcccgggagcgctcggtgtccacactggagataaagtggggggacacactgtggggttgATGTAGAGTGAGCTCCACACcttgtctgacccgtgtcccgggagcgctcagtgtccacactggggataaagtggggggagacactgtggggtgatgtagagggagctccacaccgtgtctgacccatgtcccgggagcgctcggtgcccacactggggataaagtgggggacgcactgtgggggtgatgtagagggagctccacaccgtgtctggcCCATGTCCCGGGAgcactcggtgcccacactggggataaagtggggtggacacactgtgggggtgatgtagtgGGAGCTCCACAccatgtctgacccgtgtcccaggagcgctcggtgcccacactggggataaagtggggggacactgtgggggtgatgtagagggggaATTTGACAGTTACTCACAAATAACTTGAGAGAGTTCGATCAGTTCCATTTCGGTAGGCATGTAGCCCATGGTCCGCATGCAGTCTCCAAGGTCCTTGTAATTAACATACCCATCACGGTTCCTGTCAAATTCTGTAAACACTGCCCTGAGCTCTGGCAAACAAAACATACCCATCAATGAACGGTGaatgaacgggaaggggtggggtctattggtagtgaggacggtgggggtgaaagggaaggggtgtggtctattgggagtgcggacggtgggggtgaacgggaaggggtggggtctattgggagtggggatggggggtgtgaacgggaaggggtggggtctattgggagtgcggacggggGGTGAACGGgttggggtctattgggagtgcggacggtgggggtgaactggaaggggtggggtctattgggagtgcggacggtgggggtgaacgggagcgggtggggtctattgggagtgcggatggtgggggtgaacgggagggggtggggtctattgggagtgcggacggcgGGGGTGAACGGAatggggtggggtctattgggagtgcggacggtgggggtgaacgggaaggggtggggtctattgggagtgcggacgatggggtgaacgggaaggggtggggtctattgggagtgcggacggtgggggtgaacgggaaggggtggggtctattgggagtgcggacggtgcggtgtgaacgggaaggggtggggtctattgggagtgcggacggtgggggtgaacgggaaggggtggggtctattggagtgcggacggtgggagtgaacgggaaggggtggggtctattgggagtgcggacggtgtgggtgaacgggaaggggtggggtctattgggagggcggacggtgggggtgaacgggaaggggtggggtctattgggagagcggacggtgggggtgaacgggaaggggtggggtctattgggggtgcggacggtgggggtgaacgggaaggggtggtgtCTATAGGGaatgcggacggtgggggtgaacgagaaggggtggggtctattgggagtgtggacggtgggggtgaacgggaaggggtggggtctattgggggtgcggacggtgggggtgaacgggaaggggtggggtctattgggagtgcggacgatGGGagagaacgggaaggggtggggtctattgggaatgCGGACGGtgagggtgaacgggaaggggtggggtctattgggagtgcggacggttggggtgaacgggaagggttggggtctattgggagtggggacggtgggggtgaacaggagggggtggggtctatagggagtgcggacggtgggagtgaacgggaaggggtggggtctattgggagtgcggacggtgggggtgaacgggagggggtggggtcccaGTGGGAGTGCGGACGATGGGGGTGaacgggagggggtggggtctattgggagtgcggacggtgtgggtgaacgggaaggggtggggtcccattgggagtgaggacggtgggggtgaacgggaaggggcggggtctattgggagtgcggacggtgggggtgaacgggaaggggtggggtctattgggagtgcggacggtgtgggtgaacgggaaggggtggggtctattgggagtgcggagtTTGGGGGTGaactggaaggggtggggtctattgggagtgcggacggtgggggtgaactggaaggggtggggtctattgggagtgcggacggtgggggtgaactggaaggggtggggtctattgggagtgcggacggtgggggtgaacgggaaggggtggggtctattgggagtgcggatggtgggtgtgaacgggaaggggtggggtctattggtagtgaggacggtgggggtgaaagggaaggggtgtggtctattgggagtgcggacggtgggggtaaacgggaaggggtggggtctattgggagtgcggacggtgggggtgaactggaaggggtggggtctattgggagtgcggacggtgggggtgaactggaaggggtggggtctattgggagtgcggacggtgggggtgaactggaaggggtggggtctattgtgAGTGCGGACGGtgtgggtgaacgggaaggggtggggtctatttgGCGTGCGGACGGTGGTGGTGAACGGGAAGGgttggggtctattgggagtgcggacggtgggggtgaacgggaaggggtggggtctattgggagtgcggatggtgggtgtgaacgggaaggggtggggtctattgggagtgcggacggtgcgggtgaatgggaagggttggggtgtattgggagtggggacggtgggggtgaactggaaggggtggggtctattgggagtgcggacggtgggggtgaacgggaaggggtggggtctatttgGAGTGCGGACGGTgcgggtgaacgggaaggggtggggtctattgggagtgcggacggtgggggtgaacgggaaggggtggggtctattggagtgcggacggtgggagtgaacgggaaggggtggggtctattgggagtgcggacggtgtgggtgaacgggaaggggtggggtctattgggagggcggacggtgggggtgaacgggaaggggtggggtctattgggggtgcggacggtgggggtgaacgggaaggggtggggtctattgggagtggggACGATGGGagagaacgggaaggggtggggtctattgggagtgcggacggttggggtgaacgggaagggttggggtctattgggagtggggacggtgggggtgaacaggagggggtggggtctatagggagtgcggacggtgggagtgaacgggaaggggtggggtctattgggagtgcggacggtgggggtgaacgggagggggtggggtcccaGTGGGAGTGCGGACGATGGGGGTGaacgggagggggtggggtctattgggagtgcggacggtgtgggtgaacgggaaggggtggggtcccattgggagtgaggacggtgggggtgaacgggatggggcggggtctattgggagtgcggacggtgggggtgaacgggaaggggtggggtctattgggagtgcggacggtgtgggtgaacgggaaggggtggggtctattgggagtgcggagtTTGGGGGTGaactggaaggggtggggtctattgggagtgcggacggtgggggtgaactggaaggggtggggtctattgggagtgcggacggtgggggtgaactggaaggggtggggtctattgggagtgcggacggtgggggtgaacgggaaggggtggggtctattgggagtgcggatg
Protein-coding regions in this window:
- the LOC132388387 gene encoding calcium-binding protein 2-like, giving the protein LRAVFTEFDRNRDGYVNYKDLGDCMRTMGYMPTEMELIELSQVISGGRVDFEDFVELMGPKLLEETADMIGMKEMQHAFLEFDADRDGRISRAELRDAVRTLMEEQPHSKELEEMLREVDLNRDGLVDFEEFIQMMSN